One part of the Gossypium raimondii isolate GPD5lz chromosome 1, ASM2569854v1, whole genome shotgun sequence genome encodes these proteins:
- the LOC105775389 gene encoding prefoldin subunit 3 gives MAAASSSSTESPKTTTERRGIPGAQFVEDVETYLTQTGFDVNSALAFLQERLQQYKLVEMKLLAQQRDLQAKIPDIEKCLDVVATLEAKKGTGEALIADFEVSEGIYSRACIEDNDSVCLWLGANVMLEYSCEEATLLLKKNLENAKASLEVLIADLQFLRDQVTVTQVTIARVYNWDVHQRRIRQIAASSTSKDS, from the exons ATGGCAGCTGCATCTTCGTCTTCGACGGAATCGCCCAAAACGACGACGGAGAGGAGAGGAATACCGGGAGCTCAATTCGTAGAAGATGTCGAGACTTATCTCACTCAAACCGGGTTCGATGTCAACTCCGCCCTCGCTTTTCTCCAAGAAAG GCTTCAGCAGTATAAATTGGTTGAGATGAAACTTCTTGCTCAGCAACGGGATCTTCAG GCAAAAATTCCTGATATCGAGAAATGCTTGGATGTGGTTGCCACTCTAGAAGCTAAGAAGGGTACCGGTGAG GCTCTTATTGCTGATTTCGAAGTCTCTGAAGGCATATACTCACGAGCTTGCATTGAGGATAACGATTCAGTTTGTTTATGGCTGGGAGCAAATGTCATGTTGGAATATTCATGTGAAGAG GCCACTTTGCTACTGAAAAAGAACTTGGAAAACGCAAAAGCAAGTTTAGAAGTTCTTATAGCTGATTTGCAGTTCTTGAGGGATCAAGTGACTGTAACCCAG GTAACCATTGCTCGTGTGTATAATTGGGATGTTCATCAACGAAGAATTCGTCAAATTGCTGCTTCTAGCACATCTAAGGATTCATGA